A single Pseudomonas putida DNA region contains:
- the dinB gene encoding DNA polymerase IV, producing the protein MRKIIHIDCDCFYAAIEMRDDPRLAGRPMAVGGSPDRRGVIATCNYEARAYGVRSAMSSRHALKLCPDLEIVKPRFEAYREASREIHAIFRDYTELIEPLSLDEAYLDVSDSQWYAGSATRIAEDIRRRVARTLHITVSAGVAPNKFLAKIASDWRKPNGIFVITPDQVETFVAALPVAKLHGVGKVTADKLNRLGIDTCLDLREWSRLALAREFGSFGERLWGLARGIDERAVHNDSRRQSVSVENTYDNDLPDLASCLERLPELLDSLNERIARMDSSYRPDKPFVKVKFHDFSQTTMEQAGAGRDLESYRQLLRQAFARGGKPVRLLGVGVRLRDLRGAHEQLELFPAK; encoded by the coding sequence TTGCGCAAGATCATCCATATCGACTGCGATTGCTTTTACGCCGCTATCGAGATGCGTGATGACCCGCGTCTGGCCGGTCGCCCCATGGCAGTGGGGGGCTCCCCGGACCGTCGCGGGGTGATCGCCACCTGCAATTATGAGGCGCGTGCCTATGGCGTGCGCTCAGCCATGTCCTCCCGGCATGCCCTCAAGCTTTGCCCCGACCTTGAGATTGTCAAACCACGCTTCGAAGCCTATCGGGAAGCTTCGCGCGAGATTCACGCCATTTTTCGTGACTACACCGAGTTGATCGAGCCGTTGTCACTGGATGAAGCGTATCTGGATGTCAGTGACAGCCAGTGGTACGCGGGAAGCGCTACACGAATTGCTGAAGACATTCGCCGTCGGGTCGCCCGTACCTTGCATATCACCGTCTCTGCGGGGGTGGCGCCAAACAAGTTTCTGGCCAAGATCGCCAGCGACTGGCGAAAACCCAATGGTATATTCGTGATTACCCCGGACCAGGTCGAGACGTTCGTTGCTGCCTTGCCGGTGGCCAAGCTGCATGGTGTGGGCAAGGTGACCGCAGACAAGTTGAACCGCCTGGGTATCGATACCTGTCTTGACTTGCGAGAGTGGTCGCGGTTGGCGTTGGCGCGCGAATTCGGCAGTTTTGGCGAGCGACTGTGGGGGTTGGCGCGTGGGATTGATGAGCGTGCCGTTCACAACGATAGCCGTAGGCAGTCGGTCAGCGTCGAAAACACGTATGACAACGACCTGCCGGACCTGGCCAGTTGCCTTGAGCGCCTACCTGAGCTGCTCGACAGCCTTAATGAGCGGATTGCCCGAATGGACAGCAGTTACCGCCCGGACAAGCCGTTCGTCAAGGTCAAGTTCCATGACTTCAGCCAGACGACCATGGAGCAGGCGGGGGCGGGCAGGGACTTGGAAAGCTACCGCCAGTTGCTGCGTCAGGCGTTCGCTCGCGGTGGCAAACCGGTGCGCTTGTTGGGGGTGGGGGTAAGGTTGCGGGACCTGCGCGGGGCGCATGAGCAGCTGGAGTTGTTCCCAGCCAAATGA
- a CDS encoding HIT family protein produces the protein MFDMDSRLQQDSLVLGDFPLCRLLLSKDANYPWFILVPKRAGVSELFDLSQEDQAQLWKETTYLAEVLKHEFAADKMNVATLGNVVSQLHMHVIVRRHGDAAWPAPVWGKVPAVGYTPEQVDAIRQRVRALLALLALDYQEA, from the coding sequence GTGTTTGATATGGATTCGCGTTTACAGCAGGACTCTCTGGTCCTTGGCGACTTCCCACTGTGCCGTCTGTTGCTCAGCAAGGATGCGAACTACCCATGGTTTATCCTGGTGCCCAAGCGCGCAGGTGTGAGCGAACTGTTCGACTTGAGCCAGGAAGACCAGGCGCAGCTGTGGAAAGAAACCACCTACCTGGCCGAAGTGCTCAAGCATGAGTTTGCGGCTGACAAGATGAACGTTGCCACCCTGGGTAACGTGGTCAGCCAGCTGCACATGCATGTGATCGTTCGCCGCCATGGCGATGCAGCCTGGCCAGCGCCGGTCTGGGGCAAGGTACCTGCCGTCGGGTACACACCGGAGCAGGTGGATGCCATTCGTCAGCGCGTGCGTGCACTCCTTGCTCTCCTTGCTCTCGATTACCAGGAGGCCTGA
- a CDS encoding proline--tRNA ligase: protein MRTSQYLLATQKETPADAVVISHQLMLRAGMIRKLASGLYTWLPMGLRVMRKVENVVREEMNAAGALEVLMPSIQPAELWQESGRWEQYGPELLRLKDRHQRDFCVGPTHEEVITDLARNELSSYKQLPLNMYQIQTKFRDEIRPRFGLMRGREFIMKDAYSFHADQASLQETYDRMHQAYTNVFTRLGLDFRPVQADTGSIGGSYSHEFHVLAESGEDDVIFSDSSDYAANIEKAEAVPRETVRPAPAEELRLVDTPEAKTIAQLVENHGLAIEKTVKTLIVRGAEEGKLVALIVRGDHELNEIKAAKLEQVADPLVMATDAELREAIGAGAGSLGPLNLPLEIVIDRSVALMSDFGIGANIDDKHYFGVNWERDLPVPQVADLRNVVEGDPSPDGKGTLVIKRGIEVGHIFQLGTKYSEALKCQVLGENGKPVTLSMGCYGIGVSRVVAAAIEQSYDDKGIIWNDALAPFQIALVPLRYETDVVREATDKLYAELTAAGFEVLLDDRDKKTSPGIKFADMELIGIPHRIVVSDRGLADGNLEYKHRTEQEAQPLPLNEVLTFLQARVRR, encoded by the coding sequence ATGCGCACCAGTCAATATTTGCTCGCCACCCAGAAAGAAACCCCTGCCGACGCAGTGGTCATCAGCCATCAGCTCATGCTGCGTGCCGGCATGATCCGCAAACTGGCCTCCGGCCTGTACACCTGGCTGCCGATGGGCCTGCGGGTGATGCGCAAGGTCGAGAACGTTGTGCGCGAGGAAATGAACGCCGCCGGCGCCCTGGAAGTGCTGATGCCAAGCATCCAGCCTGCCGAGCTGTGGCAGGAATCCGGCCGCTGGGAACAATACGGTCCCGAGCTGCTGCGCCTGAAAGACCGCCACCAGCGCGACTTCTGCGTCGGCCCGACCCACGAAGAAGTGATCACCGATCTGGCCCGCAACGAGCTGTCCAGCTATAAGCAGCTGCCACTCAACATGTACCAGATCCAGACCAAATTCCGTGACGAGATTCGCCCACGCTTCGGCCTGATGCGCGGCCGCGAATTCATCATGAAGGACGCCTACTCCTTCCATGCCGACCAGGCTTCCCTGCAGGAAACCTACGACCGCATGCACCAGGCGTACACCAACGTCTTCACCCGCCTGGGCCTGGACTTCCGCCCTGTGCAGGCCGACACCGGCTCCATCGGTGGCAGCTACTCCCACGAATTCCACGTCCTCGCCGAGTCGGGCGAAGACGACGTAATCTTCAGCGACAGCTCCGATTACGCCGCCAACATCGAGAAGGCCGAAGCCGTCCCGCGTGAAACCGTGCGCCCTGCTCCTGCCGAGGAACTGCGCCTGGTCGACACCCCGGAAGCCAAGACCATTGCCCAGCTGGTGGAAAACCACGGCCTGGCGATCGAAAAGACCGTCAAGACCCTGATCGTGCGCGGCGCCGAAGAGGGCAAGCTGGTCGCCCTGATCGTCCGCGGCGACCACGAGCTCAACGAAATCAAGGCCGCCAAGCTGGAACAGGTTGCCGACCCGCTGGTCATGGCCACCGATGCCGAACTGCGCGAGGCCATCGGTGCCGGCGCCGGCTCGCTCGGCCCGCTGAACCTGCCGCTGGAAATCGTGATCGACCGCTCGGTCGCCCTGATGAGCGACTTCGGCATCGGCGCCAACATCGACGACAAGCACTACTTTGGAGTGAACTGGGAGCGTGACCTGCCGGTTCCACAGGTTGCCGACCTGCGCAATGTCGTCGAAGGCGACCCAAGCCCGGACGGCAAGGGTACCCTGGTGATCAAGCGCGGCATCGAAGTTGGCCACATCTTCCAGCTCGGCACCAAGTACAGCGAGGCACTCAAATGCCAGGTACTGGGCGAGAACGGCAAGCCGGTAACCCTGTCCATGGGCTGCTACGGCATTGGCGTGTCCCGCGTGGTCGCCGCTGCCATCGAGCAGAGCTACGATGACAAAGGCATCATCTGGAACGACGCCCTGGCACCGTTCCAGATTGCCCTGGTACCACTGCGTTACGAAACCGACGTGGTCCGCGAGGCAACCGACAAGCTTTACGCCGAACTGACCGCAGCCGGCTTCGAGGTGCTGCTGGACGACCGCGACAAGAAGACCAGCCCCGGCATCAAGTTCGCCGACATGGAGCTGATCGGCATTCCACACCGCATCGTCGTCAGCGACCGCGGCCTGGCCGACGGCAACCTGGAGTACAAGCACCGCACCGAGCAGGAGGCCCAACCGCTGCCGCTCAATGAAGTGCTGACCTTCCTGCAGGCCCGCGTTCGCCGCTGA
- a CDS encoding cold-shock protein, with amino-acid sequence MFKIVHLVTGVAALLLSLMPSLKPDATPFLQQPDAVYLALLGLLNLLLAPVVPLYYRGARQQLQYLACALLVVAVVLQTLTLLARPEMGNLAALVCAALAVVLHLVAGFARSSKKVRASQGAPLEAGKRDTGTVKWFNTSKGFGFISRDSGDDIFVHFRAIRGEGHRILVEGQRVEFSVMHRDKGLQAEDVVAVNRR; translated from the coding sequence ATGTTCAAGATCGTCCATCTGGTGACGGGCGTTGCGGCTTTGCTGCTATCGCTCATGCCCAGCCTAAAACCCGACGCAACACCCTTCCTGCAGCAACCCGACGCGGTCTACCTGGCGCTGCTCGGCCTGCTCAACCTCCTGCTGGCCCCGGTCGTGCCGCTGTATTACCGCGGTGCGCGGCAACAGCTGCAATACCTGGCCTGCGCCCTGCTGGTGGTGGCCGTGGTCCTGCAGACCTTGACCCTGCTGGCACGCCCGGAAATGGGCAACCTGGCGGCGCTGGTCTGCGCCGCACTGGCCGTCGTCCTGCACCTGGTGGCGGGCTTCGCCCGTAGCAGCAAGAAAGTGCGCGCCAGCCAAGGCGCACCGCTGGAGGCCGGCAAGCGGGATACCGGCACGGTGAAGTGGTTCAACACCTCCAAGGGCTTCGGCTTCATTTCCCGCGATTCGGGTGACGACATCTTTGTCCACTTCCGGGCCATCCGCGGCGAGGGCCACCGCATTCTGGTCGAAGGCCAGCGCGTGGAGTTCTCGGTCATGCATCGCGACAAAGGCCTGCAGGCCGAAGACGTGGTCGCGGTCAACCGACGCTGA
- a CDS encoding OprD family porin, whose translation MRVMKWSMIALAVAAGTSQMAVASSQDDSKGFLEDSKLNVKTRMLYFSRDFRNNERDPITGDRQSRVEETGLGFLGTYESGFTQGVIGVGVDAIGMLGVKLDSGKGRHSTGQFPTDADGRAQDEFSEGGAAVKLRISDTVLKVGDQFTAMPVLATDDSRLLPEVAQGALITSNEIKGLTLNAGHFTALNAQSETFHDSLHLKQADVIGGTYAFTDNLSTSLYYSKVEDYWRKYYANVNWALPLSDKQGLVFDFNIYDTKSDGQGLQRAEKDGVTKLDNQAYSLSGAYNIGAHTFTLAYQKVHGDGDYGYGVDGGGTIFLANSVARSDFNAEDEKSWQARYDLNFAEFGVPGLTFMTRYVRGSDANTGSTSNGKEWERDVDVKYVLQEGPAKDLSFRVRQATYRSSDGVYYGSSSIDELRLIVEYPLSIL comes from the coding sequence ATGCGCGTGATGAAGTGGAGCATGATCGCCCTGGCCGTTGCGGCAGGGACCTCGCAGATGGCAGTGGCTTCGTCCCAGGACGATTCCAAGGGTTTCCTCGAAGACAGCAAGCTGAACGTCAAGACTCGCATGCTGTACTTCAGCCGTGACTTCCGTAACAACGAGCGCGACCCTATTACCGGCGATCGTCAGAGCCGCGTTGAAGAAACCGGCCTCGGCTTCCTCGGCACTTACGAGTCTGGCTTCACCCAAGGTGTGATCGGCGTGGGCGTCGATGCCATCGGCATGCTCGGCGTGAAACTGGACAGCGGCAAAGGTCGCCACAGCACCGGCCAGTTCCCGACTGACGCCGATGGCCGTGCGCAGGATGAGTTCTCCGAAGGCGGTGCAGCGGTCAAACTGCGCATCTCCGATACCGTGCTGAAAGTCGGCGACCAGTTCACTGCCATGCCAGTGCTCGCGACCGATGACAGCCGCTTGCTGCCAGAAGTGGCTCAGGGCGCGCTGATCACCAGCAACGAAATCAAAGGCCTGACCCTCAACGCCGGTCACTTCACCGCGCTGAACGCCCAGTCCGAAACTTTCCATGACAGCCTGCACCTGAAGCAAGCCGACGTTATCGGTGGCACTTACGCCTTCACCGACAACCTGTCCACCAGCCTGTACTACTCCAAGGTCGAAGACTACTGGCGCAAGTACTACGCCAACGTTAACTGGGCGCTGCCGCTCTCGGACAAACAAGGTCTGGTGTTCGACTTCAACATCTATGACACCAAGAGCGATGGCCAAGGCCTGCAGCGCGCCGAGAAAGATGGCGTGACCAAGCTCGACAACCAGGCCTACAGCCTGTCGGGCGCTTACAACATCGGCGCCCACACCTTCACCCTGGCCTACCAGAAAGTGCACGGTGACGGCGACTACGGCTACGGTGTGGACGGTGGCGGTACCATCTTCCTGGCCAACTCCGTGGCCCGTTCCGACTTCAACGCCGAAGACGAGAAATCCTGGCAGGCTCGCTACGACCTGAACTTCGCCGAGTTCGGCGTGCCTGGCCTGACCTTCATGACCCGTTACGTGCGTGGTAGCGATGCCAACACCGGTTCCACCAGCAATGGCAAGGAATGGGAACGCGACGTGGACGTCAAGTACGTGCTGCAGGAAGGCCCTGCCAAGGACCTGAGCTTCCGTGTCCGTCAGGCCACCTACCGCTCCAGCGATGGCGTTTACTACGGTTCGAGCTCGATCGACGAACTGCGCCTGATCGTCGAGTACCCGCTGAGCATCCTGTAA
- a CDS encoding SlyX family protein encodes MSLESRIIELETRQAFQDDTIQALNDVVVEQGRVIERLQLQMAELIKRHEEMVGQYGSEGEEAPPPHY; translated from the coding sequence ATGTCGCTTGAGTCGCGCATTATTGAACTGGAAACCCGTCAGGCGTTCCAGGACGACACGATCCAGGCGCTGAATGATGTGGTGGTCGAGCAGGGGCGGGTCATCGAGCGCTTGCAGCTACAAATGGCCGAGCTGATCAAGCGTCATGAAGAAATGGTCGGGCAATACGGCAGTGAAGGGGAAGAGGCGCCGCCGCCGCACTACTGA